A region of the Vicinamibacteria bacterium genome:
ACTCGGCCATGTTCGATTTGGCCAGCACGATGGCTCCGGCCTCGCGGACTCGCCGGACCTGAAAGGCGTCGTCGGGAGGCACGGAGCCTTGGAGCGCGAGCGAGCCAGCAGTGGTGGGAAGATCGTGGGTATCGAAGTTGTCCTTCACGATCATGGGCACGCAATGCAGGGGGCGGGTGATCCCGTCGCGGGCGAAATCACGATCGAGCTCGTCGGCGCGATCGAGCGCTCGCGGATTCACCGTCACGATGGCGTTGAGCGCAGGGCCTTTCTTGTCGTAAGCCTCGATCCGATCGAGGTATTTCTGAACGAGCTCGCGGCAGGTGAAACGGCCGGACTCCAGGCCGGAATGGATTCCCGCGATGGTGAGCTCTTCCGTCCGGTACAGTTCCTGCGACGAGAGGGT
Encoded here:
- a CDS encoding amidase; amino-acid sequence: MRTRLVLTWVALGSAVTLSSQELYRTEELTIAGIHSGLESGRFTCRELVQKYLDRIEAYDKKGPALNAIVTVNPRALDRADELDRDFARDGITRPLHCVPMIVKDNFDTHDLPTTAGSLALQGSVPPDDAFQVRRVREAGAIVLAKSNMAEFAFSPYETLGSIVPGHTRNPYALDRVPAGSSGGTAAAVAASFGAVGLGTDTGNSIRGPSSH